A DNA window from Trypanosoma brucei brucei TREU927 chromosome 10, whole genome shotgun sequence contains the following coding sequences:
- a CDS encoding 2,3-bisphosphoglycerate-independent phosphoglycerate mutase: MALTLAAHKTLPRRKLVLVVLDGVGIGPRDEYDAVHVAKTPLMDALFNDPKHFRSICAHGTAVGLPTDADMGNSEVGHNALGAGRVVLQGASLVDDALESGEIFTSEGYRYLHGAFSQPGRTLHLIGLLSDGGVHSRDNQVYQILKHAGANGAKRIRVHALYDGRDVPDKTSFKFTDELEEVLAKLREGGCDARIASGGGRMFVTMDRYEADWSIVERGWRAQVLGEGRAFKSAREALTKFREEDANISDQYYPPFVIAGDDGRPIGTIEDGDAVLCFNFRGDRVIEMSRAFEEEEFDKFNRVRLPKVRYAGMMRYDGDLGIPNNFLVPPPKLTRTSEEYLIGSGCNIFALSETQKFGHVTYFWNGNRSGKLSEERETFCEIPSDRVQFNQKPLMKSKEITDAAVDAIKSGKYDMIRINYPNGDMVGHTGDLKATITSLEAVDQSLQRLKEAVDSVNGVFLITADHGNSDDMVQRDKKGKPVRDAEGNLMPLTSHTLAPVPVFIGGAGLDPRVQMRTDLPRAGLANVTATFINLMGFEAPSDYEPSLIEVA, from the coding sequence ATGGCACTCACGCTTGCTGCTCACAAGACACTCCCACGCCGCAAACTGGTGCTAGTCGTTCTTGACGGTGTTGGTATTGGCCCCCGTGATGAGTACGATGCCGTCCATGTAGCCAAGACGCCCCTCATGGATGCTCTCTTTAATGATCCCAAGCACTTCCGCTCCATCTGTGCTCACGGCACCGCTGTCGGGCTCCCCACTGATGCCGATATGGGAAACAGTGAGGTCGGTCACAACGCTCTTGGGGCCGGTCGTGTGGTCCTGCAAGGAGCTTCGCTTGTCGACGACGCCCTGGAAAGTGGAGAAATATTCACGAGCGAAGGATACCGCTACCTCCATGGCGCCTTCTCACAACCTGGACGCACCTTACACCTCATTGGTTTACTGAGCGACGGTGGTGTGCACTCACGCGACAACCAAGTGTATCAGATCCTTAAACACGCTGGTGCTAATGGGGCCAAGCGCATTCGCGTGCACGCGCTGTATGATGGCCGTGATGTACCTGACAAGACCTCCTTCAAGTTCACCGACGAACTCGAGGAAGTCCTGGCGAAGTTACGTGAGGGCGGTTGCGACGCCCGCATCGCGAGTGGCGGTGGTCGTATGTTTGTGACTATGGACCGCTACGAAGCGGACTGGTCGATCGTTGAGCGGGGCTGGCGTGCTCAGGTGCTTGGTGAGGGACGCGCCTTCAAATCGGCCCGCGAGGCCCTCACTAAATtccgtgaggaagatgcAAACATCTCGGACCAGTACTACCCACCATTTGTCATCGCTGGTGACGACGGCCGACCCATTGGCACCATTGAAGATGGCGATGCCGTGCTCTGTTTCAATTTCCGTGGAGACCGTGTGATCGAAATGTCCCGCGCCTTCGAGGAAGAGGAATTCGACAAGTTCAATCGCGTACGCTTGCCCAAGGTGCGCTATGCAGGCATGATGCGCTACGATGGTGACTTGGGTATTCCTAACAACTTTCTTGTCCCCCCACCTAAGCTCACGCGGACAAGCGAGGAGTATCTCATTGGTTCTGGCTGCAACATCTTTGCCCTCTCCGAGACACAAAAGTTTGGTCATGTCACATACTTTTGGAATGGCAACCGCAGCGGCAAGTTGAGCGAAGAGCGTGAGACCTTCTGTGAGATTCCAAGTGATCGCGTGCAGTTCAACCAGAAGCCCCTCATGAAGAGCAAAGAGATCACTGATGCCGCCGTCGACGCAATAAAGAGTGGTAAGTACGATATGATCCGCATCAACTACCCCAACGGTGATATGGTTGGCCACACCGGTGACCTTAAAGCAACGATTACGTCACTTGAAGCCGTCGACCAGTCACTCCAGCGGTTGAAGGAGGCGGTGGACTCCGTGAATGGCGTGTTCCTCATAACTGCAGACCACGGAAACTCAGATGATATGGTGCAACGCGACAAGAAGGGTAAACCGGTACGTGATGCTGAAGGTAATCTCATGCCACTCACATCGCACACACTTGCACCCGTCCCTGTTTTTATCGGAGGCGCTGGTCTTGATCCCCGTGTGCAAATGCGGACAGACCTTCCGCGTGCGGGCCTTGCCAACGTGACGGCAACATTCATCAATCTAATGGGCTTTGAAGCTCCATCAGACTACGAACCGTCGCTCATTGAGGTAGCGTAG
- a CDS encoding methyltransferase, putative, which yields MPAVADCTVVFPLRHDPASTHPDVSGLVGKAFERVNWRDAFDTFLAEERSALWAAKTAFDNTDTSAYIAARDALFPQAVSGVHGAVAFRNRAGHKLHETMEAVGLWEYLKGGATRAKGTFTFVDVCGGPGAFSQALFAMGKEHKLRLRGFGLTLRNVKGLDWYTDLPSRSFFPCYGIDGTGDVFKLENIESLCSLTCKENVRLVVADGGFDVPTEVVNFQETISCRIVYGQWLSAVKLLRPGGCFVLKLFDCFSPFTRAILFLTTHLYESVQVVKPRHSRVVNSERYLVCIGFIGAPKQWLEHFERCYQEGFVDNDNIPTVLPTSLFSGDKIFGADVERMSATIASNQVSGLHAILEKLQSKPAMEEVKS from the coding sequence ATGCCTGCCGTTGCAGACTGCACGGTAGTTTTCCCTCTGCGCCACGACCCAGCTTCCACACATCCGGATGTCAGTGGGCTTGTTGGAAAAGCGTTCGAGCGCGTGAACTGGAGGGACGCTTTCGACACATTTCTCGCAGAGGAACGGAGCGCATTGTGGGCCGCGAAGACTGCTTTCGACAACACAGACACCTCCGCATATATAGCGGCCCGTGACGCACTGTTTCCACAAGCCGTCAGTGGTGTTCACGGGGCTGTCGCGTTTCGCAACCGTGCGGGCCACAAGCTTCATGAGACTATGGAAGCAGTCGGTTTGTGGGAATACTTGAAAGGCGGGGCTACGAGGGCAAAGGGCACCTTTACGTTTGTGGATGTCTGTGGAGGGCCCGGCGCGTTCTCTCAAGCACTTTTCGCCATGGGGAAGGAACATAAGCTGCGTCTGCGTGGCTTCGGTCTTACCTTGCGTAATGTAAAGGGTCTCGATTGGTATACTGACCTCCCCTCACgcagttttttcccctgttaTGGTATTGATGGCACAGGTGATGTCTTCAAACTAGAGAATATTGAGAGTCTCTGTTCATTGACGTGCAAAGAGAATGTACggcttgttgttgctgacgGTGGGTTTGACGTTCCCACCGAAGTCGTGAATTTCCAGGAAACAATCTCATGTAGGATTGTCTACGGGCAGTGGCTGAGCGCTGTGAAATTGCTACGCCCAGGTGGGTGCTTCGTCCTGAAACTATTCGACTGCTTCTCGCCCTTCACAAGAGCCATCCTTTTTCTAACAACCCACCTGTACGAAAGTGTTCAGGTGGTGAAGCCGCGTCATAGCCGCGTTGTGAACAGCGAGAGGTATTTAGTGTGCATTGGCTTTATCGGTGCCCCGAAGCAGTGGTTGGAGCACTTCGAACGCTGCTACCAGGAGGGCTTCGTTGACAACGACAACATTCCTACAGTTTTACCCACGTCTTTATTTTCTGGGGATAAAATATTTGGCGCCGATGTGGAGCGTATGAGTGCCACAATTGCGTCTAATCAGGTGAGCGGGTTGCATGCCATACTGGAGAAGCTGCAATCCAAACCGGCAATGGAGGAGGTCAAGTCATAG